The sequence TGTCTTGTGATCAAGCACACCGTGCTCGCTCCAGCCGGGCTCAAAGTGGTTTGCGATCGTAATGATGAAGTGTTTCTTCTCAAATGCCGTTCGGTGAAGCAGCGATCGAGCCCGCGACCACGGATATCGGGCCAGCCATGGGAGATTCCAGCCGAACTTTGTCATCAATGTGGGTGTGTCGCTCATCGCGTTTCGGGTAGTGGCTCGTCGCCGCGGCGAGGAATGAACCGGCGAATCATCTTCATCACGGCCTGTTTCTCGCTGTCTTCAATGAGACCGAGCAGGTTGGCGGCGATCAGATAGATAGGGACAAAAACCAATCCTGAGATCAGAAGCACCAGGCTGCCGCCCACAAAGTTCAATGCGGCGAGCTGCGTCGTGTGAAGCGTTTCTGCAGCAAAATGCTCACCGACGCTGAGCAGATAATCCTTAAGATTCGTATACACGACATAGGTAACAAGCCCGGCGAATGCGGCGACGACGGCCGTCTTGCCGACGTTCCTCAGCAAAGGCAGATGCTTCAATCCGAGGCCGAGTTTGCGGATCACCATAGTTTCGGCGATCAGTTTCTCCACCAGGATCGCACCGACGGCAGTCGTGATCATTCCGGTCAGGCCGAAGTGGCCTAGGCCGTAATAGAGGACGCAGATAAGGGCCGCAAGCACGAGGACCCTGGTCAGCAGGAATAGTCGGCCGAGCTCCTTATAAGACCTCACGATCGGGTCGGTGATCAGAATGCTGAAGGGCAGCAGCGTCAGATTGACCGCAAAGACCGAGGCACTCGCCGCATAGTTTTGCGTAAACAGCGTAATGATGAACGTCTTCGACGTGATCATCAGAAAGACGTAGATAGGGAAGTAAACAAGCGCCAATTTGTGCATCGCCCGGGCAGTCAGCCGGATCATCTCGTCGCGGTCATTCGCCTGCTGCAACTCGTTCATGCGTGGGATCAGCACAGACGTGACCGATTCAGACAGCATTGCGATCAGCGGTATCTCGAAACAGCCGTAAGCGTAGATCGCAAACTCGGCCGATGAGAATTTATAACCAACAAAATAGTTATGAATATCGCTCTGAGCCATCCAAAGGATGCCTGTCAGGCCGAACGGAATTGCGTAGGCCATCTGTTCACGGAAGAAAGCAAGATCGAAACCGCGCCAGAATCCGGGGAAGCGTGATCGCAGATAGTAGATCAGGATGAGAGTTTGCAGCAGGCCCTGCACCATCGCGGCATAGATAAAAGCTTCGACAGTGGCGAACGCAAACACCGCGCTCGCCATGAGCAGTGTTTTTGTAAACTGCGCCGCAATGATAAACACGGTCGCGACACGGGCCTCCTGATTGGCGATGGCGACCGTATCAAGGAAGCTCGAGAATATCCAGATCCAGATAACGACGCCGATCTTTGGAGCGAGATGCGTCAACTCCTGGCTGCGAAAGATGTTCCCAATGATCTGCGGGAAGAAGAATAGCGTCAGGCAGGCTAGGCCGCCCATCACAAAATTGAAGAGCAGGATGTTCAATACCGCGGGGCCGCGGCGTTCTTTTTCGCGGGCAAGGTAATAGTACGCGCTCATCGCAAAGCCCATTGACAGGATGATGACCGCGTTCGTGATCACCTGAAATGACTCGCGATAAACGCCGACCTTGTCCTGCGCAAGATAACGGACGATCAGCAGCGGCAGAAAGAAGCTGAGCGCAAAACCCGTGACCTTGGCCGCAAGCAGCCAAGCACTTTGTTCACGCAATGATCTTTTTGGTTCCTGCTTCATTGTGTATCGCCGAGCGACGAATGCCGTGCGTGTGTGTCGTACCAGCCGGGGATCGAGCGGCCGAGAGCTGTCTCCAATCTTCCGATCAATCGACGCCCCTTCTGAGTCTGGATCAGGTACGAGTAGTCGCCGAATAGCCAGTATTTTATAAAGATTCGCCTATAATCGCGGAGCACGGCATCACGCGCTTTCCACGCGCCATCGGACTCCTCGGCGAATGGCCCTGACGCTCCTTCTTCAAATTCGTGTTCCAGCCGGCCGTTGTTTGACGGCAGTTCGGCTCGGACGCCTTCAAAGTCCTGCTTGACGGCCTTGAACCGGTCATAGCCTAGCTGTTCGAGCAGGTCAAACTCGGATTCGAGCTTGCGAAAGACGAGCTTTTCCGAGCGTATCGAGATGTAGTCCGGTTGGTTCTCGAATCCAAGCATCGCACGCAGGCAGATGGCCTCAGATCCGACAATATCGGCCTTCAAATAGTGGGGAACGCCGTATTTGCGGATGCACTCGGCAAAATCGATGGCCGGGACGCGGATGATCTCGTTTCGCGTGCCGACCACCTCGTTGCGCGACGCCCAGTCGTTGCAGGTACTGCCCCAGAGCGAATGGTCCGTGTTGCGGTAGAATTTGACCTCGCCACGACCGCCGTTCGAATCTACATCCTCAGTGATAGCTCCTTCGACGATGATCAGGCGCCCGTCGGCGATCGCGTCAGCAAACCGATGGCGGCAAAATGCGGCGTTGCCGGGGTCAGCCTCGAAGGCTACTACCCGATATCCTTTCTTGAGATAAAAATCAGTGTCCTGACCGTGATGTAGTCCTACATCAAAGATCAGCGTGGGATCCTTCTTGGTCGTTAGCACTTCCGCCATGCAGAGTCACCTGTGGCTCCGCCAAACGCCGACCGGGGCGGATCGGCGGAATTCCAGACAAAGAATAGGCTCAATCAGCACGGAATTTCATTTATTTGCAGCGACCGGAAAGCCGGCACGTTGCCTGTATCGCACCTCTCAACCGCAGACAAAATAGATAACGCGGATAAAGAAAGATAAATTCATATCTTTCTATCCGCGTCATCCGCAATTGAACCGGCTTGAGGCACTGGTGGACAAGGTGCCCGCATTCCGGCGATCAGTTGCTGTAGGCCGATGGGGTCGGCTTGTCGCCGTTCTGTCCCCAGGCAAAGACTATGAACTGGCCATTTGTGCTCCTGACGATGTACCAGGTGCCGTCCGAAGGACGCCAGACGCCGATGTCGGCCTTGCCATCAGGGGGCGCACGCTGCCCACGTGTGCTTAATGCGAATTTGAACGCGGATGACGCGACGCGTTGTCACTCTACACCAAGATTGGCGGTGGGGTTAGTCGCCCCGATGGGCGTTCTCGGCGTCGAATTGGTCGAGGATATCGCGGGCCTCGTCTGAGTCAAATTCGTATGCTTTTTGGTCAAGGGCGGCGGCGGCGATGCCCGCATACAGCGGGTCGTCGAGCAGCGGTAGCAGGTTAGGAACAGGCAGCATGGCGAGCGTTTCGTATGCGATGGCCCGTATCTGAGGGATGTCTGTCTGGCGGACGATCTCTGCGATCTCGCCGGAGGAATAGCGGTCAGCGAGCGTATCGGCAAGCCGGTCGAGTCGGTTGTAATCGTTATCCTGGACCGCACGAGAGGCAAGCAGAATAAAGACCTCAGCCGATGCCGATTGTGATTCGAGCACGCGGGCACAGGTGTCGGCAAGAAGCGTTATTTCGTTAAGCTTCGCTTTATTCTTGCGGACCTCGGACGCACGTGAGCGTTCGTCCAGCGCCGACAAAAGGCGGCTGACCTCCCAATCAGCGGTCGCGTCGTAGAAGAATCTTGGGGCCTGAGAGTTGTGCGGGGCCTTGCCTTGCATTGCCCCGACTAGCATTTTTTGGGTGTTTGGCCTGAGGCCTTCCCAGATGGTAGCGATCTTTCCGCCGAATTCCTTGATCGTCATGTCAACTACTAAAGTTTGCTATCAGCGAAATCGGTTGTCAAGCCTGATGTTTTCTGGTGATCGCCTCGGCCATTCGAGCCTCAACATCCGCGAGGGCGGTCTCGAACCCGGCCGAATCTTCGTCAACGTATTCGAGCACCGCATACGCGATATCTCCCAAATACCTAAGCTCCCACGCTGTCTCGCCGGGCTTCGGCGGCCGCGAGAACCACGCTGCGTCAAGACGAGACGTGTTGATGTCTACGTCAGCGAACAATTCATCGGCACGATCCGCCAATGCCTTTCTCGACGCATCAGAAAGCAAAACACGGCGGAACAGCCAGCCGTGCTTCGCGTATGTTGCGATGATCTCGGCGACCGAGGCGGCAGAGATCATTTGCCGGTATTGGCGGGAGGTGCCGGAGCCTTGTTCACAGGCACGACGCCATTCATGTTGACGTTCGTGACCGGGATCTGATTGCCCGCGATCGCATTTGCGGCCTCGCGTTCCTTAAGGTCAAGGCCCTTGCCGGGCGATTTGAATGAGCCGGCGAAAAGGTCGCCGACGGC is a genomic window of Chloracidobacterium sp. containing:
- a CDS encoding oligosaccharide flippase family protein produces the protein MKQEPKRSLREQSAWLLAAKVTGFALSFFLPLLIVRYLAQDKVGVYRESFQVITNAVIILSMGFAMSAYYYLAREKERRGPAVLNILLFNFVMGGLACLTLFFFPQIIGNIFRSQELTHLAPKIGVVIWIWIFSSFLDTVAIANQEARVATVFIIAAQFTKTLLMASAVFAFATVEAFIYAAMVQGLLQTLILIYYLRSRFPGFWRGFDLAFFREQMAYAIPFGLTGILWMAQSDIHNYFVGYKFSSAEFAIYAYGCFEIPLIAMLSESVTSVLIPRMNELQQANDRDEMIRLTARAMHKLALVYFPIYVFLMITSKTFIITLFTQNYAASASVFAVNLTLLPFSILITDPIVRSYKELGRLFLLTRVLVLAALICVLYYGLGHFGLTGMITTAVGAILVEKLIAETMVIRKLGLGLKHLPLLRNVGKTAVVAAFAGLVTYVVYTNLKDYLLSVGEHFAAETLHTTQLAALNFVGGSLVLLISGLVFVPIYLIAANLLGLIEDSEKQAVMKMIRRFIPRRGDEPLPETR